A region of the Sphaerodactylus townsendi isolate TG3544 linkage group LG15, MPM_Stown_v2.3, whole genome shotgun sequence genome:
atccaaatgcaaagtattcgggctttttttggaattttttttcatgttttttcacgtttcagcctgcagggacacattttaaagctagaggcaccaaaatttcaaaaaaaatcagatggaccctaGTTTTTCGGGTATCTGAATAGGTTATTTGTCTTGTTCGGGCATACAGGtaattttatgccccaataaatccaaatccgaattttaccaaatttctagggtattgaccaagcctactcaGCGCTGCAGCTGAAGATTCTGCCACtaaccctctctcttttttttacctcTCTCTTCAGTCTGAGTTTCTCAgcttttatatatgtatatattttaaataatcagTTTTCTGGTCCTTTATCCTGAGGAAATAAGCTTGAAACTTTACGGTTGATGAAAACTCAGAACTTGTAGCTGGTCTGAACAGGAGTTCCAATGATCGGAGCCCCTCAGTTGTTCAACGAAAAGGACTCCGTTGCTGCAAAAATGACCAGATGTGTGAATTTGTGCATTGGGCATGCAGCATACCAAATTTGAACTGTTCTGGACGTTTAGTTTGAACTACCTTGATGAGGTACTTTTGACTAGATAAGAATATGCCAgggctgccatcctccaggtgataCCTGGAGTTCTCTTGATGttacaactgattcccagacCACTGCTACCAgtgttcctctagagcaggggtcttcaaactatggccctccagatgttcatggactacaattcccatcagccctaccacctggccatgctggcagaggctgatgggaattgtagtccatgaacatctggagggccatagtttgaagacccctgctctagagaaaatggctggttgggGGGGTTATATGCATCCCCTCTCAGTGTCTTCCCTTCCTCGAACACCCTTCTCAGTAGGAGTGGACGGAAAAATGCAATTGGTGGTTTCCAAGTTTAATAGTAATTTCCCCAAAGTTTTTGGGcaggagtttgggggcaggacgTGCAGGTAAACACAGGACCTGCCCAGGCAAAGGTATTTAACTGATgatggcaggggaggaaggagggagaggttTTTTTCAGTGGTGAACCGAAGCTGCCTGATATTCGGCATTTTTCGGTATCGGTTTATTCGGTTTCCTTTTATTGCTACCTTTTTTCGGAAAAAGAAAAGCTCCAAAAATACTATTTTGAGGCTTTCTCCTCATCGGATTATCCAAATACCCACCCCTACCCCTCAGCCTCCGTTCCCAATCTCCGGACATTTCCCGAGCCGAAGTTGGCAAGCCTGGGAAATGCTACTAACCCCAACTTGCTCAAACTCCCAATCAGGAACCGAGAACACAGATGAGATACCAGCTAGTTTTTATAGTGCCCTCTTTCCCATGTTCCTCTGTGAGAGGCTTGTATATTAACTCCTGGAAGGGAtgagaaggaaacaaaatgtgCTACAGTAGTGGTGAAGTGTTTCATGGGCctgtaggggtggggaaatgcACATAATCCtgagtctcccctcccccccccaatttgctcCTTGGGGAGAGATTTGTGGCTCAGGAATGGAAACTACGTATGTGAGGGGGGCAATCTAGTCTCTAATCTGTCTAGAAGGAGGAATTGGTGTTTATATTATTGATAAATGTATGTGGGGGGGGTTTAAGAACAAGGTCTTTTTTGTAATTAAATGCATAAAAACGTAAAGGAAATAACATTTCTTGTGCaactgtgtgtggtttttttctgGTTAAGAGGCATCTTAGAGAAAGGGAAGTTCTGCAAAGCAGGAAAGGATTTGGAGAAATGTGGAAGTAATcttttgtttgtatgtgtgtgcttgTATGTGCGAGAGAGGGGGGAGTTAACCTTTTCCAGCCCTGGTTGTTTGTCATCGTCTTATATAGAGCAACCTCCAGTTTTTCTCCTTCCTGACTCCGCTGGCTGAGCTGCTGTGATGGTCTTAGAATACTTCTAAACATTCTAACTTCTGCAGCTGAAGGATGAGGGTGAAATGGATATCATGGTATTCAAAAGCCACCCAATCTTGTTTAAAATCCCCCCACCAGATTAAAATCCCCCCAGATTGTCCTACTCCTCCTTTAAGGAGGACAGGGCAGCATATATGGATCCCCCTTCTTTTTTGTCCTCCCAGCATTCCTTGTGACATCTCTTGGTGTGAGAAAATGACTTGTCTAATTTCCCCCATTAAACTACTTCACAGTGGGGATATTGAACCCATACTTTCCAGTCTTTGTGTAGCGTTGTAGTACTATATCACACGGGTTCCTCGGTTGCCTCGAGTACAGTAGAACTCTCCAGCTATGCTTGATCACTGCTATGCCAaattttaggccctttccacatgtgGTTGGCATTGAGAGAGATATACACCTCCACAGGTACACATATATGAACCCGCCTCTCGATTTCCTTTTGTAATATCTTCACGAAGTTCTTGTGCCTTTAAGGTCTGTGTGCAAATACAGACGTTGGATTGCTGCAGTTTCCCCTGcctcaaagggggaaaaatcaatggCTGGTGGCACTTCAAGGTATACTGCCGCTGAACATGGGGACTCCAAGCTCTCTGACTGCATTTAGTTTTGCCAAAAAGACCCCCAGGAAGCAGTTCGAAGCTTTTATCACAGCAAGATCCTCCCAgaaagggcaggggagggggatgaaCCGAGAGGAAATCAAGAAGGGAAGCGGAGAGATTGTGAAAGAGAAAGCAGGCAGGGATCTCCTGCTAGCGCCGAGCTCTTGGACCAGGAAGAGAAGCTGAATTAAAACCAGCAAATGTCTGCCAGGGTGCAAGCCTGAAGTTAGAACTGTGCTACCTGCTTCAAAGGAGCTGACCAGAAGACAAAGGTACTGGGGCACCCATCGGACCTGGGTGGGAAGGGGTTCTCCTCTGGGTTGGCACAGCAAGGGAAGGAAACACGTGCCTTTGGTGTGAACGGAGATCGTCTACCCAGAAGGACTTCCATTCCAGATGAGGCTACAAGTCCTTTCTCCAGctgttcttcccctcccttcccacacctGACAGGTCCCTCCCTGATCTCTGTCAGATGCCTCCTTGACTTCAGATAAGAGAATTTCCCCCACTGTTCAAAATGAGAGAGGAACTGAAGACTTAAACAAGAATGTCTCAGGAAAGATGCCAGAGTCTATCCGGGCAGGTAACATCAATTACGTCTTGTAGCCTGAGACCATTCCGGAAGCTGgcttgttttttttcccaaaccTTTAACGAGGGTTGTGTGGATATTACtggaggggagaaaagcagccCCAAAGTGGTCTTGGCTGCAGAACTCAGGGTTTTCGGAGTTTCTCATCACTCCTTTTTAAAAGCCGTTTTTTTAGTCCTTGCGCTCTCGTGCTTATAATTGCAGGGTCGATATCGGCTGGAATCTGTGAAGCAAGAGGATAAAGTTATCTGGCGGCTGGCTGTGCTTTCCGTCTTGAGGTCCAACTAGAGTAAAATAAATATCGCAAAAATGTACGGccttgctgatttccttcagagAGGCAGGTTGCAAAACTcagcttagagacctttgctggATTTGGGCCCTTTTGGGGCtgagtttttatttaattttgagcACAGCGAATGTGCACGCAGATCAGATAGGTTCCTTAATTATAGACGAGTCGGTTGGACGCAAAAAGGGCGCAAGTGCGACACTAATAGGATTTATAGATTACTTCTGTAGGTTCAAGTCTTTCAAATGGCTTTTCATCTAGTCCTTCCATCTAGTCCTACCCTAAAAGGCAGGCCACTGTCTTTATTGCCAACATGCAGGCAGGAAAGTGTTTCAACTTAGAATAGCTTGGTGATCCTAAGCAGTGTTATACCATTATGAGTCCGCTGAAGTCAGATGGCTCTGAAAGTTTAATTTCACCTAGGACTGCATTGAATATGGGCTGCTCCCATAACTGCAGGGATCCTGAGCTGGTGGGAAGGACTTAAAGTATGCCAGTGTTGTTACTAGTTgtttatgtcacttcctgtgaccCCCACAGAAGCAATGCCTGAATAGTTGAGGACGTacaaaaactctatgattttaccgtAGAGTTTTTGAAAAATGCTAGAGTGCCCATATTTCATTTCcagtttttactggaagtgatatAAACATGTTGGCATGACACTGATCTGGAATCCACCCCCTCCCGCATCACTCATTTCCTCCAGTCAACATCTGAGACACCAGCGGGCAGAGTCAGGCATAGGTAGCTACGGCCCATCAAACTAGGAATTCTGAAAAGCTGGTTTATCACAGCTGTTTGTGTTGTGTACAAATGCAGACATCCTGGCTCCAATCCTTACTTGCTGCCCTGCACCACCCTCCCTTCAGTGCAGGCCAGGATACCCCCGGGTCCCagtgagggaaagaaaaagggcaCCGAAACCAGCATTTGTTGAGGCAAACTAGGACTCTCATTTGTGAGCAGCAAGCCAGTTTCACAAACTATCTTTAGTGTaaattatgggcctttccccacttaccttaagccccgtgctactctcctcaaggaGCGcagggtcctggggcactccccatgacaggggcggcgagagcgcagccgccccgacgctgcccctctcgcgccccctcagcgtgcggcatccctggcgcttttgtaaatggcgccttttgatgaccccgcacagagcgcggggtcgtggggactcccaggcgcgtggcataggggggatccttgagagtggggaaacgccctatgtttTCTTGTCATATTTGAACCAAGCCCAAGGCTGATTGTTAACTTATTCCATTATTTGCCTCGGCACATCCTGTCTCCAGCTAGCATATATCGAATTATCTTCCTTGATGCTCACAACTAGCCTATGAGGTAGGCCCGACTGAAACAGgttgacttgcccaaggtcactgagcgaGTAAGAtagctgagtggggattcaaacccaggattTCTTCGGTCCAAGTCAACACTCTGACCACCTCATCCACGGGCTTCCCAGGTTTCTTCTCTGAGGGGCTGCTCTTTTTTATGTCTTCCTCTAAGAACTGCCCTGACCATGAAGCAGAACTGAGGGAGCCTCACGTCCGGCACCTGACCATTCTGACAGGATGGGCAGTCCCCACAAGTTCTATGAGAGGATCACCCCGGACTCCATGAAGGACTTCAAGTACATCAACAGAGGGGCCTTTGGGGACATCTACCGGGCTCGACATCAAGATTGGGGGATCGATGTTGCGGTGAAGATTCTCAACCGGTAGTGATGATGGTTGGAGGGTGGGTTGAGAAAGGAAGGAATTAATTGGCTGTTCCAGGGAGCTGCTATCCTTCAGGAATACCAGCATTGGCTGGCTCTGTAGGCCTCCATGAAAGCCAGTCTTGGGGGTTCCCAAACCTTGACAGCAGAATCAATCACCCGACACAGAAGGAGGCAGAGTTTACAAATATTGATGTGGAAAACAACATTGCACATCACAGATGAGAGAGCAAGGGGAGCCATCCAATACACTGGTAAAAACATTCCCACAATACCTTTAGATCTGGGGGATATTTTCCTGCagttagatgatgatgatgatgattatatttatatttatatttatatttatatttatatttatatttatatttatatttatatttatatttatatttatatttatatttatatttatatttatatttatttatttaatagactgccctacccctgaagggctcagggtggttcacaaaacaatcaacattcaaatacatcaaatagtttcaattaaaacaataaataaattaagcattaaaacactagcagcagtgatcttccacaattaaaataagtggatgatgtctggcattaaccccctgggaggggactggctgatattcagtcagcagataaCAAAGCTGTAAAGAGCAGCAAAGAAGTTAGCCTACATACACTTGAAAACTGCCCCCAGGCAGTGGTTCGTGGTTTCTACGGCCTCTCTGGAATCAGCTAGAAACATGAGttgagtgtcatccacatattggtaaCAGCCCAGCCCCAAGACCTCACCTAGTGGTTTAAAGTGTGTGTTAAAGAGTataggggacaagatggaaccttgtggGACCACAAAGACTAAAGGTCAAGGGAGTGAGCAGAAATCCCCCAGCACTATCCTCTGCAAAACCCAATCCAAATAGGTGATCTTGGGGGGTGAGGGCTGAACCAACAAGCCATGAATCTTTCTTATACTGAGTTGATCCTTGATCTCCCTCAGCTAGCATTCCTGCTCTGACAGGCAGCCAAGCAGAGCAAGTCATTTCCTGATACCAGGTAGGAAGGATCTTGCAACTGGAGTTGTTGGAGAATTTGGGGATCTTTTTATGTGTCCTCAATCACTGAGCCCAAGTTCTCAATGAGGGCACAACATGAAAGCAAGACCAAACATAGGTCCTACCAAATTTGACTAGCAATGGCATTCGTTTTCGTAAAGGTCTTGCATATCACCCACTTCCTGAtatctggagatgccaaaggTTGGACCTTCTAATGTGGGGGCTCTAACACTAAACTGTGGTTCAGATTTACAGGCTGTGGAATTTACCTAGTTGACCACACCAGGTTAAGGTCCTCATCTGAGCTGTCTGGGTCTCAGGcgttcctttccctccttccactCACATCTTTATCTTTACCCCACTCCATTCTACAGCGATGCTTCCTGTACCCAAGAGGAACTCCTAAACGAAGCCCGTGCGATGGACGAGGCACGTTTCACCTACGTTCTCCGTCTCTTTGGTCTCTTTGTGGATGAAATGGAGGCAGATGCAAAGCTGGCAAGTGCCCAGACTGGGCCCAAACTGGGCCTTGTGATGGAATTCATGGAGAATGGCAGTTTGTCCACCCTACGGGATCGGGTGCCTTGTGTGCCTTGGGCCTTGAAACTCCGCATCCTCCACCAGGTGGCGCTGGGCATGAATTTCTTGCACGGCCTCAGTCCTCCACTGTTACATCTGGATCTTAAGCCCAGCAATGTCCTACTGGATGGGGAGCTACATGTCAGGGTGAGCCACCGAGTTTCGTCTCCATGATGGCAGTCAGTTTGTAATAAACACTTCTGAGAGGAGATATTAGAAAGTTCCTTTATAATATATCTGCAACTTTCTGCATTGAGTGAAAACCTTTAGCATGACACCTACTTAGGTGCTAACGTCGCCTCGGCAATCAGCTAGTGTTGCCTTGGCAACCACTTCTGTCAACCGtgcattgatgtcacttcctgtttgacCAGAATGACATCAGTGCATTTCCAGAACAGGCCTAGCATTTCACAAagattctatggttttaccatagagtttttgcagaATGCTAGAGCGTCCCTGTCACTTGCAGTTTAGACTAGAACTGACATTGGTGTGCTAGTAAGCACCAGCTCATCAGGCCTTTCTTTCCCCCAATCCCTTTCACGTGGCATCAGTGGGCATCAGTGGGAATTACTGGGACACCTTTggctataacaacaacaacctttatttggcatttaaaaataggttctagagcattcccagacatttttgaaatacaaatcaagattacattcaaagtgcagacaggaagactgtatatagcagtatacattacttagaaagttctgtcacttttaaaagaaattttgctactttttccaagagcatgacatctgtgttgtttaacagaagctccacaacagaacagtcagagtcactttcagatttgtctagggcaggggtcgggaacctttcacattcaaagagccatttggacccattttccaaggGAAAGAAAAcgcatggagccgcaaatactttttgacatttaaaatgaagataacactgcatattttgtttttttacctttacgctttgtatcaaacaactatatttatttatttattcattccacttttataccgccctcccccaaagggctatagtgtgttgcttgaagAATCCATGAGCCATGAGCCAGCTTCACTTTTCTCTCCACTCCACCTCCATGTGTGTGCTCCCCTGCTGAACGGGGAGCAAGAGGCAGCCGACTCCGCCCTGAGCCgggccctctctctcccctcccctgcaggggagggggattcTGAAGCTCCCCCGCTGGCACGGGAGCGCTGCAAGACAGCTTACACTGGCCAGGCCTGAGCCGGgcgcctcttttctctcccctcccctgcaggggaggggatcccTCAAGCTCCCCGTTGGCACGGGGAGCGCTGCGACAGCTTAACCCGGCCTGGAGCCGGgcgcttctctcccctcccctgcagggagaGGGGATCCCTCAAGCTTCCCTGCTGGCACGGGGAGCGCTGCCCAGCCTAACCTGGCCTGAGCTGGGCGccgcttttctctcccctcccctgcagggaagcgagcagcagcagcccggccTCAGCTGGGCACCGCTTTTCTCCCTGtcgggaggggagagaaaagcggCGCCCAGCTCAGGCCGGGTCGCTGCTGCTCGcttccctgcaggggagggaaTCCCACGCGCTCTCCACAGTGGCCCGGTCTGAGCTGGGCGCCGCGGAGGGAATCCCACGCACTCCCCGTTGGAACGGGGAGCACGCAGCAGCAGCCCGGCCTGAGCCAGGCGccgcttttctctcctctcccctgcagaaaggggcagccatgccgggAGCCGCACCTCAAGTggtaaagagccgtttgcggctcgcgagccgcgggttcctgaCCTctggtctagggccagcctgggaaagaaattcctgatgcccacatatctcggacagtcaagaataatgtgagcaagagtttccacttgatttttacagtgtggacaaacccgatcctggagagggatggaacCTCTGGCTATATTGGGAGGCCTGGCAATCCCTACTGGAAGTATTGTTAGGTGTGAGCTAGAAAATCTACCCACCCATCCATTTTAGAGCGAGATCAATAGTGGCAAACACATTGGGAAAGTCTTGAAGTTTTGAAGAACTTCAGTTTTccagaacacatttttaaatatctATTAACTCCTTAAGCCAGCTGAGGATCTTGAACACTTAACTTCTTTGTTAAACTTAGATGCTGTATACAGTCCTCTGAAGACCAGCTACCCTTGTTCTACAGAGGAGAAGTTCTCTCCAATGGCCATGTAGCTGACATTTGTGTgtgtaatggtggtggtggtagggattACTCAGATAGACCTATTATTTCTGATCCGCTCACTTTCCAAATGCTTTTTGATGCTGGGCAGCATTCAAACTGGTGTTTCCTAcctgcagtatttatttattttaatttaatatgaATCCCGTCCTTCCTTATAATCAAATGGTACTGTGGCCACTGGCAAATTCTAGCCATTTTGAGAACATTGCTTCAAATGTAACGAgctaaaaatattttatcttcatttttttaaatcaaattttaaaagtcAAATCTAACCATATTCCAAGTTCAAAAACTCAGATGTTAAATTTCTGGGAAAGTTGTCTTTTCCCATCCCATCTCTGTACTCTAGTCCATAATCTGGATGACAATGTCCACTCTTTTCAGCTCCTACGGGAAGCATCTTGTGTGTCTTATTTTTAATAACCCTATCTTTCAGGTAGCTGATTTTGGCTTGTCCAAATTCAAACGCGGAACAACCCAGGGTACCAGTTTCAGCACTGGGGAAGGAGATGGGTACGGTGGAACACTAGAATTCATGCCTCCAGAGGCCTTCAACAAAAATTACAAGCCAACCCCAGGAACGGATGTTTACAGGTGAATATGGGCTGTGGTACTTCAGTCTTTGGCTAGGAGGCACTGCTGTTATGTGAGCATCATAAAGTCCCAGGGATATTTAGAGTGACCTCATGGCTCAGTTTGCTAGGAAAGCCACTACTAAGGAGTAGTAGCACATTGTAGATCCAATTGGAAGAGGCACTCTATTCCAGTCTCTCTCTGTGCTCTGTCCTATTTGTCTTCAAATGGTTGTTCATGACCGTGTTTCATTGGTGCACACACAATCATGCTAGAGCCCTATGGTTGCTTAACCTCTTCTTGagcactgcagaagcccaggagATGGGGGACAGGACACGTTGCTTCCCAGAAAGAGGGGATGTTTCTCTGACCGTACAGTATTTCTTGGGCCCCTGATCGATTGTCTTCTCTGTCTTCAGCTATGCCATCCTTATGTGGTCATTGTTAACCGGCGAGGAACCTTATCAACGTGAGTTCTGCCTTTCGTTCGTGTTTCTCAGCCCATCCCCCTTGATGTCAGTAAGTGTCCCCTCTAATTGCCGAGCAACCCTAATTTAACACCAGTGTCTCCATCTCTGCTCAGACATCCATCCTGGCATTATGAGCTCCTTGATCAAAATGCACATCCCCAATGGCGAAAGGCCCAGTACTGAGGAGCTGGAGAAGAAGATCCACGAACTGCCAAAACTGGACGAATTGATAAGgctgatgaaaaggtgctggtgCAACAACAGAACCCAGAGGCCATCTTTCCAAGGTAAAAGTGCCTCCATACCCTGTCCCCAACTAGAATTTTAAAGAGCTTTAAtcctgcttagaagaagaagaagaagaagaagaagaagaagaagaagaagaagaggaggaggaggaggaggaggaggagtttggatttatatcccccctttctctcctgcaggagactcaaaggggctgacaatctccttgcccttcccccctcacaacaaacaccctgtgaggtgggtggggctgagagagctccaaagaactgtgactagcccaaggtcacccagctggcgtatgttggagtacacaggctaatctgaattccccagattagcctccacagctcaggcggcagagcggggaatcaaacccggttcctccagattagatacacgagctcttaacttcctacgccactgctgctcctagaagttGAATCCCCTGATTCAGAAATCCTTTTCTTAATCTCAGAACTGTAGAGATGGCCTATAAAGCTCTGCTGATGAAAAAAAGGATACTTGACTCATGTTTATGTCAGCTTCTCCTGTGGGTTCCCTGCACTTCCTATGTTTCAGTTAGGAATGAGTCATGATGGGATTTTTGCagctctttttttatttcccacAATGTCTGTGTCATCCCTTTCAAAACactttgttgctgttgctgttgttgatgactgttgggatttttaaaatgtatcgtttacttgtttgtttgtttgcaacatGTATTAGCCATGTTTCTTTCTTACAGTTCTAAAGGCAGCTtaccatataaataaaacataaaatagagTACAGAAAAAGACATAAAGTCAAAATGTTAACATCAGAGTTTAGGATTCctctagcagtggcataggaggttaagagctcgtgtatctaatctggaggaaccgggtttgattcgccgctctgccgcctgagctgtggaggcttatccggggaattcagattagcctgtacactcccacacatgccagctgggtttcTTCCAAAAAATCACAAtagtctatagcagtggtggcgaacctatggcacaggtgccagaggtggcactcagagccctctctgtgggcacgggcaaacagagtgccccccccacatctaggctggcctgggccgctgggctcgattattaacattaaatctaagacctagatttggggaagcagtgtaggtaaccttgttaagcgctgttaaaccccaccgattttcatgcgaagaactgaagtgtgatcctttacctgggagtaagctcggttgctggcaatggggcttgcttctgagtaaaaactcctagggttgtgattcacccgttggcttgcttcaaagcaaagccactgactaccaccaagcttactcccgagtaacgcacgcctcggagctaaccgttttttctaaactaaaacctcagtagtcaggttaaattgccatgttggcacttcgcgctaataagtgggttttgggttgcaatttgggcactcggtctcgaaaaggttcgctatcactggtctatagcgtcccattttgttttgtttttctgtagtTCCCTGTAAAAAAGCATGCATTTCTCAAGTTTATAAAGCAGCAGCATGAAAGATGCATTAGACACATTAACACTGTGCATTGTACATACGATTTATATagatagtattttttaaaaaagacatgtgtttaaaaatacaaaacaaaaaaaacaactaTGAAAAGAAGAACCGAAGCGGTTGTATGAAAACTGTACAACGTGAACCTAATGCAAATTTAAATGCCAAGGAAATAAAGGAATAAGGAATATTTGTTCCTCCTTGTCGAAAATACCAGTTTGTTAAATGTTTGAGGGCTGCACCGGAAAACAGATGTCCAATTGCCtcattttgtatttcttctttcttccccttcAGACTGCAGGAATGAGACAGAGGGAATATACTCTTGCTACAAGCACCAGATTGTCACGGCCGTGCGAGAAGTTCAAGACATTTTGGTAAGGGGAAGgaaactcagtatatttcaattGTGATTTTGCAGCGTGCCGCCAGGTGGCAGATATGCCCTAGGAGTGCCGTGAATGCATGCAATCCCTAATACTGTGTGGACTTTCCTCTCTTGGTATCTCACCGCCTTGATACATACGATCCTTTCCCTGTAAATTTAGCTGCTCAGCTTTTCCTGGTTGAGCCCATATGGGAGACCAGACTCCCCGGTGGATTCTCTTCACCAGGGTAGCTCTATTGCCACCGGAGGGAGAGAAAGCTTGCTGTACGCCATACAGGAACCAAACAAGATAGCAGTTAAACAAAAggcaaacactttatttgtggaaTAAAAAATGCCCATTGCCATGAATgtattggcttgacagaatagcgagcgtaaggcgcagcatagGGTCTGATCCTTGTGTTGGGCAGCCCGGGATTCCTCAAACCTGCCTGTTTGAGGAAATGGAACGCGAACCGATACCTGGCAGCAACGAG
Encoded here:
- the RIPK3 gene encoding receptor-interacting serine/threonine-protein kinase 3 isoform X1, yielding MGSPHKFYERITPDSMKDFKYINRGAFGDIYRARHQDWGIDVAVKILNRDASCTQEELLNEARAMDEARFTYVLRLFGLFVDEMEADAKLASAQTGPKLGLVMEFMENGSLSTLRDRVPCVPWALKLRILHQVALGMNFLHGLSPPLLHLDLKPSNVLLDGELHVRVADFGLSKFKRGTTQGTSFSTGEGDGYGGTLEFMPPEAFNKNYKPTPGTDVYSYAILMWSLLTGEEPYQHIHPGIMSSLIKMHIPNGERPSTEELEKKIHELPKLDELIRLMKRCWCNNRTQRPSFQDCRNETEGIYSCYKHQIVTAVREVQDILMQRDSPLARGTRHASSLKSKESIPISSRRTSVNSLLPQFSSIGIEDRFETIGYQESPSVQNTATPTGSGLARNRESKTSPLLHRSSSMIHMREEEGHGNESPGSRVNFRTGVRRSEGKPRPLSDLYPFQTFPPYYPGMFPFQQSSFYSPYPNGSGLLPSDQSLLPYFNPHGGGGIHISGQGIAGIQIGSNNSMYVEPDPGNHLRKKN
- the RIPK3 gene encoding receptor-interacting serine/threonine-protein kinase 3 isoform X2 — protein: MLRDASCTQEELLNEARAMDEARFTYVLRLFGLFVDEMEADAKLASAQTGPKLGLVMEFMENGSLSTLRDRVPCVPWALKLRILHQVALGMNFLHGLSPPLLHLDLKPSNVLLDGELHVRVADFGLSKFKRGTTQGTSFSTGEGDGYGGTLEFMPPEAFNKNYKPTPGTDVYSYAILMWSLLTGEEPYQHIHPGIMSSLIKMHIPNGERPSTEELEKKIHELPKLDELIRLMKRCWCNNRTQRPSFQDCRNETEGIYSCYKHQIVTAVREVQDILMQRDSPLARGTRHASSLKSKESIPISSRRTSVNSLLPQFSSIGIEDRFETIGYQESPSVQNTATPTGSGLARNRESKTSPLLHRSSSMIHMREEEGHGNESPGSRVNFRTGVRRSEGKPRPLSDLYPFQTFPPYYPGMFPFQQSSFYSPYPNGSGLLPSDQSLLPYFNPHGGGGIHISGQGIAGIQIGSNNSMYVEPDPGNHLRKKN